The genomic stretch GCCGAATATGACCTTCATATCAAAATGGATGCGAGCATTTTGGAACCGTATGTCACTTGGGGAACGAATCCCGAAATGGGAGTGCCATTTTCTAAAGCATTTCCGGAAATTAAAGATATGAACTATGAGCGTGCTTATGAATATATGGGGCTAAAACCTGGTCAAACTGCAGAAGAAATCGAGCTTGGCTATGTGTTTATTGGTTCTTGTACAAATGCCAGACTTTCTGACTTAGAAGAAGCTGCTCGTATCGTCAAAGGAAATAAAGTGAAAAATAATATTCGCGCACTCGTGGTCCCTGGTTCTCGCCAAGTGCGTAATGCGGCAGAATCTATCGGACTAGATAAAATTTTTATAGAAGCTGGCTTTGAGTGGCGTGAACCTGGTTGTTCGATGTGTCTAGGAATGAACCCTGATCAAGTACCAGACGGCGTTCACTGTGCTTCTACTTCGAACCGAAATTTTGAAGGTCGTCAAGGTAAAGGCGCTCGTACTCATCTTGTTTCACCAGCAATGGCTGCTGCTGCGGCAATTAACGGGCACTTTATCGATATTCGAAAGGAGGCGGTTATCAGTGGAGGAAATTAAAGTACACATTGGAAAAACAGTAGCGCTAATGAATGACAATATTGATACCGACCAAATCATTCCAAAAAGTTTCTTAAAACGCATTGAACGTACTGGCTTTGGCGAATTTCTCTTTGATAGTTGGCGCTACCTGCCGAACCGTAAACCAAACCCAGACTTCCCGCTCAATGCTCCAGATCGTCAGGAAGCGACTATTTTAATTACGGGAGATAACTTTGGTTGCGGGTCCTCTAGAGAACATGCTGCGTGGGCACTACTCGACTACCGTTTCCGTGTAATTATCGCTGGCAGTTATAGTGATATATTTTATATGAATTGTACAAAAAACGGCGTGCTCCCTATCGTTCTTCCTAGAGAGGCGCGTGAAAAATTAGCGAAAATTGCAGCCGATGAAAATGTGACCATTGACTTGCCAAATCAACAAGTTATCAGTTCAGTTGGTACCTACCCGTTTGAGATTGATGCTACTTGGAAAAATAAATTTATTAATGGACTGGATGATATCGCCATTACATTTGAACATATTGATGCGATTAAAGCCTATGAACAAAAAGTGGATTCAATATAAGAAAAGGTAGTGAGGATGATGGAATTAGTTGATTTATTAGTAACAGAAGAAGATGTCGAAAAGGCCTATGAAGTCTTAAAGGCGGTCGTCAAACATACGCCACTAGAATATGATTTTTATCTTTCGGAAAAATATCATTGCAATGTCTATCTGAAACGCGAAGATTTGCAAAGAGTGCGTTCTTTTAAATTACGTGGTGCTTTTTATGCTATTTCTAGATTATCAGCGGAACAATTGGAAAAAGGTGTGGTATGTGCAAGTGCGGGAAACCATGCGCAAGGAGTTGCATATACGTGCAAACGAATGACCGTCCCAGCTACGATTTTTATGCCAACAACTACCCCGCAACAAAAAGTATCACAAGTAAAATTTTTCGGTGGTAGTAATGTCGAAGTGGTTTTAGTTGGCGATACGTTTGATGCTTCTGCAACTGCCGCGAAAGAATTTGCTGCAACACATGGCCAAACTTTCATCCCTCCGTTTGATGATCCTGATATTATCGCTGGCCAAGGCTCTCTTGCTGTGGAGATGGTGAAAGATTTAAATAAAGCACATGAGCAAGCAGATTATGTTTTTGCAGGAATCGGTGGTGGTGGCTTAATTAGCGGTGTTGCAACGTATCTCAAAGCAAAGAGCCCGATTACAAAAATCATCGGGGTAGAACCTGATGGCGCGCCTTCAATGACAGCAGCTTTAAAACAAAATCAAGTCGTAACACTAGATAAAATCGATAAATTTGTTGATGGCGCTGCGGTAAAAGAAGTTGGTGGCTTAACGTTCCAACATGCGAAAGTATTAGTTGATGAAGTGACAACCGTCTCTGAGGGAGCTGTTTGTTCTACGATTTTGGATATGTATACGAAGCAAGCAATTGTTGCAGAACCTGCTGGAGCACTATCCGTTGCCGCACTTGAAATTTACCGTGAAGAGATTAAAGACAAGACCGTTGTCTGTATTGTAAGTGGCGGAAACAACGACATCAACCGGATGCAAGAAATTGAAGAGCGTTCCCTCTTACACGAAGGATTAAAACATTATTTTATCGTCAATTTCTCGCAGCGTCCTGGGGCTTTGAAAGAATTTGTTAACGATGTGCTCGGTCCACATGACGATATCACCAAATTCGAATATACGAAAAAAGTGAATCGAGGTAATGGGCCTGTAATTATCGGTGTTTTGTTGCAAGATAAAAATGATTATGAAGGATTGCTTGAGCGGGTTGCTGCTTTTGACCCGAGCTATATTCCGATTAATGATAATCAAACCCTATACACATTACTTGTATAAAAAGAGTTCTCGTATGATGCGAGAACTCTTTTTATATTACAGTTTACTATCCTGTTATAGTAACAGTTTATTTTAAAATTTGGTTTAAAATCTTTTGTTTAAGGATATAAAGTAGTATAATGAACATATAGAAATTAAACTGTATTATTAAAAAATAACTTTTCATATATAACAATGCAAGGAGTGGCAATAATGGACACAGTTAGAAAAAATCGATTATTTCAGCATTCTACAATGGCAGCACTTGTTGGTGGGCTTTTTAGCGGAACAACGAGTTTCAAAGAATTATTACAACACGGTGACCTCGGTATAGGAACACTTGACCAATTTGATGGTGAATTAATTATTTTAGACGGAGAAGCTTTTCAAATACGATCAGACGGGCAAGCTTATAAAGTAAAGCCAGAAGATACGACACCTTATGCGAGCACCACTTTTTTTGATGCTGATACTTCTTTTTCCGTTTCCGAACCGACATCAAAACAAGCGGTGGAAGAAAAAATCGCAGAATTAGTACAAGGACCAAATGTTTTTTATGCAGTGAAAATGACCGGGAATTTCCGTTATGTGGATACGCGCGTTGTACCAAAACAACAAAGGCCTTATCCGCCACTCATTGAAGCGGTAAAAGAACAACCAACGTACCATTTTGAATATATTACGGGTACAATTGTTGGTTTTTGGACGCCCGCTTATATTAGCGGTATTGGCGTTTCTGGCTATCATGTGCATTTTATTGACGATATGCGTAAAATCGGCGGTCATGTATTTGATTATGAAATGCTGGAAGGTACCGTAGAAGTTGCGCAACAAACAGAATTTGAACTACAATTACCTCAAACGACGGAATTCTTAAGAAGTGATTTAAGTACGCCGGATATGTTGGAACAGATTGAAGCCGCGGAAAATTGATAAAGAAAGCTCCCAAATTAAATTGGGAGCTTTCTTTTATTCTGTAATAACTTTATGAACAAGGGTTGGTGCTGTTGCGTGGTCGGAAATTTGAATGTTTTCGTAGATTTTTGCTTTTACGTTTTCGACATCTTCTTGGTCAGCGAAAATCGTTACGAGTGATTCGCCTTCCTTAACAGCATCGCCCACTTTTTTGCGTAGCATTAAACCTACTGCTAGATTGATTTCGTCTTCCTTCGTTGCGCGACCGGCGCCTAGGATCATTGCAGCAATGCCAATTTCATCGGCAACGATTTGACTTACGAAGCCAGATGATTTAGCGGGTACTTCGATTTGGTATTTTGCTTGCGGAAGTTTTTCTGGGTGATCAACAATGCTTGCATCGCCACCTTGATTGGAAAGGAATGTTTTGAATTTCTCAAGTGCTGCACCGTTTTCGATTACTTCAATTAATTTAGCGCGGGCTTCGTCGAGTGTTTCCGCTTGTTTGGCTAGTACGACCATTTGACTACCAAGTACAAGAACTAATTCTGTTAAATCTTCTGGTCCTTGGCCTTTTAATGTATCGATGGCTTCTTTTACTTCTAAAGCATTTCCGATTGCTTCGCCAAGTGGTTGGGACATATCAGAAATGACTGCCATCGTATTTCTACCAACATTATTACCGATGCGAACCATTGCATGTGCTAGGTTTTCGGCATCCTCGTCGGTTTTCATAAATGCACCAGCACCTGTTTTTACATCAAGTACGATTGCATCTGCGCCCGCTGCGATTTTTTTACTCATAATAGAGCTTGCAATTAGTGGTATTGAGTTTACGGTTCCTGTTACATCACGAAGCGCGTACATTTTTTTATCTGCTGGTGTAAGATTACCTGATTGACCAATAACTGCTACTTTGTCGCGATTTACTAGGTCAATGAAATCTTTCTTATCTAGTTCGATATGGAAGCCTTCGATAGATTCTAGTTTATCAATGGTTCCTCCTGTATGACCTAAGCCACGGCCAGACATCTTTGCAACCGGTACGCCAACTGCTGCTACGAGCGGAGCAAGAACAAGTGTCGTCGTATCACCAACACCGCCAGTACTATGTTTATCGACTTTGATTCCTTCAATTGCGGATAGGTCAATCGTATCGCCAGAGCCAACCATTGCCATTGTTAAATCTGCGCGTTCTTGATCATTCATATCTTGGAAAAAGATTGCCATGGCTAGAGCACTTGCTTGATAATCTGGAATTTCCCCATTTGTATAGCCATCAATGAAAAACTGAATTTCTTCTGTTGATAAAGCTTTGCCGTCCCTTTTCTTGGAAATAATATCCACCATTCTCATTTCTCTTCACCCTTTCTTTTTGTCCACTTTAGCATTTTATGTACCTTTATTGAGAACGGTTACACTTTTTAAGTAAACCGTTTTACTAAACAAGAACATGTGCTTAACATGCTCACTATAACTTACTCCCTTACTGGTTGTCAATACTTTTTGTACTACTACGGTTGATTAGTGAAATATCGAGTAAACGATTCTCTAATTTCTCGGTTGGATTTTGGAGATTTTTCAGTAATAGTTCGGCAGCAATTTCGCCGATACCATAGATTGGTTGCCGAATGGTTGTAAGTGGCGGTGTCATATATTCGGAAAGTTCAATATCATCAAATCCGATGACGCTAAGATCAGTAGGAATATGCAGGTTTTTTTCAAGTGCGGCTCGGTAGGTTCCCATCGCCATTAAATCATTGGTTGCAAAAATGGCACTCAGATTTTCTTGGAGTAACTTTTGCGTCGCAACATAACCGCCATTCATCGTCTGATCCCCGCTTACAATCCAAGTATCTTTTACAGTAAGTTTATAGTCTTTCATGCACGCCAAGTAACCCTCGTAGCGTTCATGTACGTTATAAAAAGATGTATCCGAAATAATGATTCCGATGCGCGTATGGCCTAGTTTGATTAAATGCTCGGTCGCCATATAACCGCCTTTGAAATCATCAATCGCGATATTCCCTTCTTGCCTTGGATTCCGCTGACGATCGAGTAAAATATACGGAGAACGCTTCTCTTCCATGCGTTTGATAACACCTGAAAGCAGAATATTAGGGCTGGCGATAATTAAGCCATCGACAGCCCGGTGCAATAATTCTTCTACAT from Listeria monocytogenes ATCC 19117 encodes the following:
- a CDS encoding substrate-binding domain-containing protein, producing MAATIREIAEKTGVSITTISQILNGKGERFSDLTREKVLKTAKEMSYKPNFFAKNMIVSHTNTIGMIVPEVTDPFFSQMVKGAEDYLNKEGYMIMLCNSSNDKEREDLYVEELLHRAVDGLIIASPNILLSGVIKRMEEKRSPYILLDRQRNPRQEGNIAIDDFKGGYMATEHLIKLGHTRIGIIISDTSFYNVHERYEGYLACMKDYKLTVKDTWIVSGDQTMNGGYVATQKLLQENLSAIFATNDLMAMGTYRAALEKNLHIPTDLSVIGFDDIELSEYMTPPLTTIRQPIYGIGEIAAELLLKNLQNPTEKLENRLLDISLINRSSTKSIDNQ
- the leuD gene encoding 3-isopropylmalate dehydratase small subunit; translation: MEEIKVHIGKTVALMNDNIDTDQIIPKSFLKRIERTGFGEFLFDSWRYLPNRKPNPDFPLNAPDRQEATILITGDNFGCGSSREHAAWALLDYRFRVIIAGSYSDIFYMNCTKNGVLPIVLPREAREKLAKIAADENVTIDLPNQQVISSVGTYPFEIDATWKNKFINGLDDIAITFEHIDAIKAYEQKVDSI
- the budA gene encoding acetolactate decarboxylase; protein product: MDTVRKNRLFQHSTMAALVGGLFSGTTSFKELLQHGDLGIGTLDQFDGELIILDGEAFQIRSDGQAYKVKPEDTTPYASTTFFDADTSFSVSEPTSKQAVEEKIAELVQGPNVFYAVKMTGNFRYVDTRVVPKQQRPYPPLIEAVKEQPTYHFEYITGTIVGFWTPAYISGIGVSGYHVHFIDDMRKIGGHVFDYEMLEGTVEVAQQTEFELQLPQTTEFLRSDLSTPDMLEQIEAAEN
- the ilvA gene encoding threonine ammonia-lyase, with the protein product MELVDLLVTEEDVEKAYEVLKAVVKHTPLEYDFYLSEKYHCNVYLKREDLQRVRSFKLRGAFYAISRLSAEQLEKGVVCASAGNHAQGVAYTCKRMTVPATIFMPTTTPQQKVSQVKFFGGSNVEVVLVGDTFDASATAAKEFAATHGQTFIPPFDDPDIIAGQGSLAVEMVKDLNKAHEQADYVFAGIGGGGLISGVATYLKAKSPITKIIGVEPDGAPSMTAALKQNQVVTLDKIDKFVDGAAVKEVGGLTFQHAKVLVDEVTTVSEGAVCSTILDMYTKQAIVAEPAGALSVAALEIYREEIKDKTVVCIVSGGNNDINRMQEIEERSLLHEGLKHYFIVNFSQRPGALKEFVNDVLGPHDDITKFEYTKKVNRGNGPVIIGVLLQDKNDYEGLLERVAAFDPSYIPINDNQTLYTLLV
- a CDS encoding pyrimidine-nucleoside phosphorylase, with product MRMVDIISKKRDGKALSTEEIQFFIDGYTNGEIPDYQASALAMAIFFQDMNDQERADLTMAMVGSGDTIDLSAIEGIKVDKHSTGGVGDTTTLVLAPLVAAVGVPVAKMSGRGLGHTGGTIDKLESIEGFHIELDKKDFIDLVNRDKVAVIGQSGNLTPADKKMYALRDVTGTVNSIPLIASSIMSKKIAAGADAIVLDVKTGAGAFMKTDEDAENLAHAMVRIGNNVGRNTMAVISDMSQPLGEAIGNALEVKEAIDTLKGQGPEDLTELVLVLGSQMVVLAKQAETLDEARAKLIEVIENGAALEKFKTFLSNQGGDASIVDHPEKLPQAKYQIEVPAKSSGFVSQIVADEIGIAAMILGAGRATKEDEINLAVGLMLRKKVGDAVKEGESLVTIFADQEDVENVKAKIYENIQISDHATAPTLVHKVITE